A window of Novosphingobium terrae contains these coding sequences:
- a CDS encoding LacI family DNA-binding transcriptional regulator: protein MPQNAAPPMSATMGDVAQKAGVSLKSVSRVINNEPHVSAKLRARVQAAIDALDYVPDTAARSLAGGRNFIISVMFDNPSPNYIIKVLSGTYRACVEHQYHLRIDQFDGATGTVCILAQLEQVLRHSRVDGFVLTPPLCDDRRILDRLDAQGLRYVRVAPTVDPGRSAAVQIDDAAAAATVADMFWRHGHRHIGLINGPELHGAAGRRRQGFLERLHTLAPDLEVSEAEGAFTFEGGMSAGGDLLDRVPGLTAIFAANDDSAAGAMTACRQRGLDVPGQISVCGFDDSPVASSVWPYLTTVYQPIEEMAYTAVNLLLARGDADALAQSTLDYRLIERQSVALASHDEQA from the coding sequence ATGCCCCAGAACGCCGCGCCACCAATGTCTGCGACCATGGGGGACGTTGCCCAGAAAGCGGGAGTTTCGCTCAAGAGCGTATCGCGCGTCATCAACAATGAGCCGCATGTTTCGGCCAAGCTGCGCGCGCGCGTGCAGGCGGCCATCGACGCGCTGGACTATGTGCCCGATACGGCGGCGCGATCGCTGGCAGGTGGCCGCAATTTCATCATCAGCGTGATGTTCGACAATCCCAGCCCGAATTATATCATCAAGGTCCTGTCGGGAACCTATCGTGCCTGCGTCGAGCATCAATATCATTTGCGCATCGATCAGTTCGACGGCGCGACCGGAACGGTCTGCATTCTGGCACAATTGGAGCAGGTCTTGCGCCACAGCCGCGTCGACGGCTTCGTGCTGACCCCGCCGCTATGCGATGACCGGCGAATACTCGACAGGCTGGATGCGCAGGGGCTGCGCTATGTGCGCGTGGCGCCCACGGTGGACCCGGGCCGCTCCGCCGCGGTGCAGATTGACGATGCCGCTGCTGCCGCCACTGTCGCCGACATGTTCTGGCGCCATGGGCATCGGCATATCGGGCTGATCAACGGTCCGGAATTGCATGGTGCGGCGGGGCGGCGGCGACAGGGTTTTCTGGAGCGATTGCATACGCTTGCCCCCGATCTGGAGGTCAGCGAGGCGGAAGGCGCTTTCACCTTCGAAGGCGGCATGTCCGCGGGGGGAGACCTGCTCGACCGCGTTCCGGGGCTGACCGCCATCTTCGCCGCCAATGATGATTCCGCAGCGGGCGCCATGACGGCATGCCGGCAGCGCGGGCTTGATGTGCCGGGGCAGATTTCCGTCTGCGGCTTTGACGACAGTCCGGTGGCCAGTTCCGTCTGGCCTTATCTGACCACCGTCTATCAGCCGATTGAAGAAATGGCATATACGGCGGTCAATCTGCTGCTTGCGCGTGGTGATGCCGATGCACTGGCGCAATCAACGCTGGATTATCGTCTTATCGAACGCCAGTCAGTGGCTTTGGCAAGTCATGATGAGCAGGCATAA
- a CDS encoding TonB-dependent receptor — protein MNKHALLAGAGAILAFSSHHAMAQTTATPTTATSPSAAAPDTPGNADIVVTATRDKSLLSKTPVALTAVTGDTLRSAGVVGPSGLKDLAPSISIDHTDGLQITIRGVTSTDQTEKGDPSAAFMTDGVYIARTQEADVSFYDVERVEVLRGPQGTLYGKNTTAGVVNVISNKPKLGKYEVIGNASAGNYNAYSGDLAVNVPISSIMAARVALDYDRHDNYLKLAPGDTTKIGPQRSNFASRVQLLIEPSDSFNLLLRSEYAKLTGTQAGLTSLRQSNFYTISGNPATGQATALWTNPSTAAALTRTNPVPTEPGVLGNGTTKVGESNEAYSFEGEANWNLGLVTLTDIASYRHFARAETGTSDLGLPYDLPTSFNGTYHQVSNELRVSTNGDGPLKVQAGLYYFREREDIALYLFGLLNPTPGAPGYVYGFPQSPVINRTVAGFTQAVFKPIPAVRITAGLRYTDDYKYRYGHTVILSSVNQPISQSSGYVNDASIKSQKLTWRAGIDADVPGGLAYASVATGYKAGGFGDGCSTGGAGQSQVTSQGEACVYSSSQPQAIYYKPETLTAYEIGYKGKVGNVLRINADVFYYDYKNLQLSGIVSVAGAPSTVTTNAGKASIKGLELEGILSPNRYNRLTFGLDLLDAHYTQYCPHQTTSGACDDNWAGNRLDRSPSTVVRAAYALTIPMRNEGRVEATVGTQMSSKYYVTGFYAYPLQFVTPSHTTTDVSVTYHAPGDRWYIQGFAKNLENFITVNGVSTFGNVTAFGDPRTFGARAGFKF, from the coding sequence ATGAACAAGCATGCCTTGCTGGCAGGTGCCGGCGCGATTCTTGCGTTCTCGTCACATCACGCCATGGCGCAGACCACGGCCACACCAACCACCGCCACATCGCCATCCGCAGCAGCCCCCGACACACCGGGCAATGCCGATATCGTCGTCACCGCCACACGTGATAAATCGCTGCTGTCCAAGACCCCCGTCGCGCTGACGGCGGTCACCGGGGACACGCTGCGCTCCGCCGGTGTCGTCGGCCCGAGCGGGCTCAAGGATCTGGCGCCAAGCATCTCGATCGACCATACCGATGGCCTTCAGATCACCATTCGCGGCGTCACCAGCACCGATCAGACCGAAAAGGGCGATCCATCCGCCGCTTTCATGACCGATGGCGTCTACATCGCCCGCACGCAGGAGGCTGACGTCAGCTTCTACGATGTGGAGCGCGTGGAAGTGCTGCGCGGCCCACAGGGCACGCTTTATGGCAAGAACACCACGGCGGGCGTGGTCAATGTCATCAGCAACAAGCCCAAGCTGGGCAAATATGAAGTCATCGGCAATGCTTCGGCGGGCAATTACAATGCCTATAGCGGCGATCTGGCGGTCAATGTGCCGATCAGCAGCATCATGGCGGCCCGAGTCGCGCTCGATTACGACCGCCATGACAATTATCTCAAGCTGGCACCTGGCGACACCACCAAGATCGGCCCGCAGCGCAGCAATTTCGCCAGCCGCGTGCAGCTGCTGATCGAACCATCGGACAGTTTCAACCTGTTGCTGCGCAGCGAATACGCCAAGCTGACCGGCACGCAGGCCGGTTTGACCAGCCTGCGCCAGTCCAACTTCTACACCATTTCGGGCAATCCCGCCACGGGCCAGGCCACGGCCTTGTGGACCAACCCCTCGACCGCTGCCGCCCTCACCCGCACCAACCCCGTCCCCACGGAGCCGGGCGTGCTGGGCAATGGCACCACCAAGGTGGGCGAAAGCAACGAAGCCTATTCGTTCGAGGGCGAAGCCAATTGGAACCTTGGCCTTGTCACCCTCACCGACATCGCCTCCTATCGTCACTTCGCGCGCGCTGAAACGGGCACCAGCGATCTGGGACTTCCCTATGATCTGCCCACCAGCTTCAACGGCACCTATCATCAGGTTTCCAACGAACTGCGCGTCTCCACCAATGGTGATGGCCCGCTCAAGGTGCAGGCTGGCCTCTATTACTTCCGCGAGCGAGAAGACATCGCGCTCTATCTCTTCGGTCTTCTGAACCCCACGCCGGGCGCCCCGGGTTACGTCTATGGTTTCCCGCAGAGCCCGGTGATCAACCGCACCGTTGCGGGCTTCACGCAAGCCGTCTTCAAGCCCATTCCCGCCGTCCGCATCACCGCCGGTCTGCGCTATACCGATGACTACAAGTATCGCTATGGCCACACCGTCATTCTCTCTTCGGTCAATCAGCCGATCAGCCAGTCGAGCGGCTATGTGAACGATGCGTCGATCAAGTCGCAGAAGCTCACCTGGCGCGCGGGGATCGATGCCGATGTGCCCGGCGGTCTGGCCTATGCCAGCGTGGCCACCGGCTACAAGGCGGGCGGTTTCGGCGATGGCTGCTCCACGGGCGGCGCCGGGCAATCGCAGGTGACGTCGCAGGGAGAGGCCTGCGTCTATTCCTCCAGCCAGCCTCAGGCGATCTATTACAAGCCCGAAACGCTCACCGCCTATGAAATCGGCTATAAGGGCAAGGTCGGCAATGTGCTGCGCATCAACGCCGATGTCTTCTACTATGATTACAAGAATCTGCAGCTCAGCGGCATTGTGAGCGTGGCGGGCGCGCCCTCCACGGTCACCACCAATGCGGGCAAGGCCAGCATCAAGGGTCTGGAGCTGGAGGGCATTCTTTCGCCCAACCGCTACAACCGCCTGACCTTCGGGCTGGACCTGCTGGATGCGCATTACACCCAATATTGCCCGCATCAGACCACCTCTGGCGCCTGCGATGACAATTGGGCGGGCAACCGGCTCGACCGTTCGCCCTCCACCGTGGTGCGCGCCGCCTATGCGCTGACCATCCCCATGCGCAATGAGGGCCGCGTGGAGGCCACCGTCGGCACGCAGATGTCCTCGAAATACTATGTCACCGGCTTCTACGCCTATCCCCTGCAATTCGTGACGCCTTCGCACACCACCACGGATGTGAGCGTCACCTATCACGCGCCGGGAGACCGCTGGTACATTCAGGGCTTTGCCAAGAATCTGGAGAATTTCATCACCGTCAATGGTGTCAGCACCTTTGGCAATGTCACCGCTTTTGGCGATCCCCGCACCTTCGGGGCGCGCGCCGGTTTCAAATTCTGA
- a CDS encoding beta-glucosidase family protein, with protein MRKNRGVKSKAAMSAGIAMLALATSGTAQAQDTTITPSDIAAAHARAVASVRSMQPAERTVMTHGIMAMQLSPDSPPPPPEAVPGAGYVAGLPRLGLPALTESDASLGVAWIGGLRHDGATALPSGLAQAASWNPDVLYAGGRMIGGEARAKGFNVLLSGGVNLTRDPRNGRTFEYLAEDPLLAGTLVGAAIRGVQSNHIISTIKHFALNGQETGRKFVDIRIGEAAARESDLLAFQIGIEKGQPLSVMCAYNIVNGAHACDNDWLLNTVLKKDWGWKGFVMSDWGAVPSLDTAIHGLDQQSGVQLDPKVFFGAELAEKAKADKVWSARLDDMNTRVITAIYAAGLDKHPVSPGGKIDMAADAAVAEDAAKQGIVLLKNEGAILPLAAHAQRIAVIGGLANLGMLSGGGSSQVAGEGGPLAKVSVGVDSPFAAFFSQAYNGSAPLAAIRKLAPQATVTFRGGDNLADAVNQAKKADVAIVFATKWASEGLDQADLTLPDGQDALIAAVAAANPHTIVVLETGNPVAMPWLGNVPAVLEAWYPGARGGEAIASVLMGQTNPSGRLPITFPASVSQLPRPVLDGYADLEPDFMGNPPTPNAKLSANYDVEGSDVGYRWYARTGAKPLFPFGYGLSYTSFAEDGLKVDGLKASFTLHNTGTREGADVAQLYLVSRNGAAKQRLVGFARVNLAPGASQSVDLSIDPRLLADWTPSGWRIAGGDYSFALGTDAQHLGPAVSTRLTGKSWKD; from the coding sequence ATGCGCAAGAACAGGGGCGTTAAAAGCAAGGCTGCCATGTCGGCAGGGATCGCCATGCTGGCTCTGGCCACCAGCGGCACGGCACAGGCTCAGGACACCACGATCACCCCTTCGGACATCGCCGCGGCCCATGCCCGCGCCGTGGCCAGCGTGCGCAGCATGCAGCCCGCCGAACGCACTGTGATGACCCATGGCATCATGGCCATGCAACTCTCGCCCGACAGTCCGCCCCCGCCGCCCGAGGCAGTGCCGGGCGCAGGCTATGTGGCGGGTCTGCCGCGTCTGGGCCTGCCCGCTCTGACCGAATCCGATGCCTCGCTGGGCGTCGCCTGGATCGGCGGGCTGCGTCATGATGGCGCCACAGCCCTGCCCAGCGGCCTGGCTCAGGCCGCCAGCTGGAACCCGGATGTGCTCTATGCCGGGGGCCGCATGATCGGCGGAGAGGCCCGCGCCAAGGGCTTCAACGTGCTGCTCTCCGGCGGCGTCAACTTAACGCGCGACCCGCGCAACGGGCGCACCTTCGAATATCTGGCCGAGGACCCGCTGCTGGCGGGCACGCTGGTGGGCGCGGCCATTCGCGGCGTGCAGAGCAACCATATCATCTCCACCATCAAGCATTTCGCCCTGAACGGTCAGGAGACGGGCCGCAAATTCGTCGACATCCGCATCGGCGAGGCCGCCGCGCGCGAAAGCGACCTGCTGGCCTTCCAGATCGGCATCGAAAAGGGCCAACCGCTCAGCGTGATGTGCGCCTACAACATTGTGAACGGCGCCCATGCCTGTGACAATGACTGGCTGCTCAACACGGTGCTCAAGAAGGATTGGGGCTGGAAGGGCTTTGTCATGTCGGACTGGGGCGCGGTGCCCTCGCTCGATACGGCGATCCACGGGCTCGACCAGCAATCGGGCGTGCAGCTTGACCCCAAGGTGTTCTTTGGCGCCGAACTGGCCGAAAAGGCCAAGGCCGACAAGGTATGGTCCGCCCGTCTGGACGATATGAACACCCGCGTGATCACGGCCATCTATGCCGCCGGACTCGACAAGCATCCGGTCAGCCCCGGCGGCAAGATCGATATGGCCGCCGATGCCGCCGTGGCCGAAGACGCCGCAAAGCAAGGCATCGTGCTGCTGAAGAATGAAGGCGCCATCCTGCCGCTGGCCGCCCATGCCCAGCGCATCGCGGTGATCGGCGGGCTGGCCAATCTGGGCATGCTTTCGGGCGGCGGATCGAGTCAGGTGGCTGGCGAAGGCGGGCCGCTGGCCAAGGTCTCGGTGGGTGTGGACAGCCCCTTTGCCGCCTTCTTCTCGCAGGCCTACAATGGCTCGGCTCCGCTGGCGGCGATCCGCAAGCTGGCGCCTCAGGCCACCGTCACCTTCCGGGGTGGCGACAATCTGGCCGATGCGGTCAATCAGGCCAAGAAGGCCGATGTGGCCATCGTCTTCGCCACCAAATGGGCGAGCGAAGGGCTGGATCAGGCCGACCTCACCCTGCCGGACGGGCAGGATGCGCTGATCGCGGCGGTGGCGGCGGCCAATCCGCACACCATCGTGGTGCTGGAAACCGGCAATCCGGTGGCAATGCCATGGCTGGGCAATGTGCCCGCCGTGCTTGAGGCCTGGTATCCGGGCGCGCGCGGCGGCGAGGCCATCGCCAGCGTGCTGATGGGCCAGACCAACCCTTCGGGCCGCCTGCCGATCACCTTCCCGGCCAGCGTCAGCCAGTTGCCGCGCCCGGTGCTGGACGGCTATGCCGATCTGGAGCCCGATTTCATGGGCAACCCGCCCACGCCCAATGCGAAACTCTCGGCCAATTACGATGTGGAAGGCTCCGATGTCGGCTATCGCTGGTATGCCCGCACCGGCGCCAAGCCGCTGTTTCCCTTCGGTTATGGCCTGAGCTACACCAGCTTTGCCGAGGATGGGCTGAAGGTGGACGGGCTCAAGGCCAGCTTCACCCTGCACAACACCGGCACGCGCGAAGGCGCCGATGTGGCCCAGCTCTATCTCGTGTCGCGCAATGGCGCGGCCAAGCAGCGTCTGGTGGGCTTTGCCCGGGTCAATCTGGCCCCCGGCGCCAGCCAGAGCGTGGATCTCAGCATCGATCCCCGTCTGCTGGCCGACTGGACGCCCTCGGGCTGGCGCATTGCCGGCGGCGACTACAGCTTCGCGCTGGGCACGGATGCCCAGCATCTGGGGCCTGCCGTCAGCACCAGACTGACCGGGAAAAGCTGGAAGGATTGA
- a CDS encoding CocE/NonD family hydrolase: MIILRSVALAALAIATAAQAQAPVPVHQATTPPDEMNPPVKHQPVFFARRLTGYLPTRDGTQLRYSVLLPRGKGPFPVIVNYSGYDPGAIGGAAYLDDNTAMSVNLDRALVAEGYAVVGINARGTGCSEGQFEFLARSYGEDGRDAVEWIAAQPWSNGAVGMANWSWAGMSQLATAAEQPPHLKAIAPGMPLGDARLDSWYPGGVPAPGFVDGWWNYLHARWNSAKASAQAEGDQRCLAQIARNEQTAESNRLPSVLIRHPLRDAYIEIRNLAARTNRITVPVFSMEVFQDEAVISRMGYFQETLDPSRLWSLQTNGAHDLYASTRFRTQLIRFFDHFVKGKANGFEATPHVQVWIEGALKGPGEGAFETFTPGLTLSHPTFPMPVTPLAFNLSADGRLVTDHGEGQPDGFDYPLRGPAVNHEFGRDSWEPLKPDWQRGTLAYTSAAFDHDVVAYGPASADLWVTTTTADADLQVTLTELRPDGQEMFLQRGWLRLSDRAQDPAKSTPLRPWPLDRPESMAAMVPGAPALARIEVQKFAHAFRKGSRLRLWIDTPSQYGGFLFAPQSVPGRVAVLHDAQHPSRLMIGTVPGVAVPAAWPVCGTILHQPCRPDPLRQAQ; this comes from the coding sequence GTGATCATCCTCCGATCCGTGGCTTTGGCCGCGCTGGCCATCGCCACGGCAGCGCAGGCTCAGGCCCCGGTGCCGGTCCATCAGGCCACCACCCCGCCCGATGAAATGAACCCGCCGGTCAAGCATCAGCCGGTGTTCTTCGCCCGCCGCCTGACCGGCTATCTGCCCACGCGCGATGGCACGCAGCTGCGCTACAGCGTGCTGCTGCCCAGGGGCAAGGGGCCGTTTCCGGTGATCGTCAACTATTCGGGCTATGATCCGGGGGCGATCGGCGGCGCGGCCTATCTGGATGACAACACCGCCATGTCGGTCAATCTCGACCGCGCCCTGGTGGCTGAGGGCTATGCGGTGGTGGGCATCAATGCGCGGGGCACGGGCTGCTCGGAAGGGCAGTTCGAATTCCTCGCCCGCTCCTATGGCGAGGATGGGCGCGATGCGGTGGAATGGATCGCCGCCCAGCCATGGTCGAATGGCGCGGTGGGCATGGCCAACTGGTCATGGGCGGGCATGTCGCAGCTGGCCACCGCCGCCGAGCAGCCGCCGCATCTCAAGGCCATCGCGCCGGGCATGCCGCTGGGCGATGCACGGCTGGACAGCTGGTATCCGGGCGGCGTGCCCGCACCGGGCTTTGTCGATGGCTGGTGGAATTACCTCCATGCGCGCTGGAATTCGGCCAAGGCCAGCGCTCAGGCCGAGGGTGACCAGCGCTGTCTGGCGCAAATCGCCCGCAACGAACAAACCGCCGAAAGCAACCGCCTGCCCTCGGTGCTGATCCGCCATCCGCTGCGCGATGCTTATATCGAGATCCGCAATCTGGCCGCGCGCACGAATCGGATCACGGTGCCGGTCTTCTCGATGGAGGTGTTTCAGGATGAGGCGGTGATCTCCCGCATGGGCTATTTTCAGGAGACGCTCGATCCCTCGCGCCTGTGGTCTCTGCAAACCAATGGCGCGCATGATCTCTATGCCTCAACGCGGTTTCGCACGCAGTTGATCCGCTTTTTCGACCATTTCGTGAAGGGCAAGGCCAATGGTTTCGAGGCCACGCCCCATGTGCAGGTCTGGATCGAAGGCGCGCTGAAAGGCCCCGGCGAGGGTGCCTTTGAAACCTTCACGCCGGGGCTTACTCTTTCCCATCCGACCTTCCCGATGCCGGTGACGCCGCTGGCCTTCAACCTTTCCGCCGATGGCAGGCTGGTGACGGACCATGGCGAGGGCCAGCCCGATGGTTTCGACTATCCTCTGCGCGGACCCGCCGTGAATCACGAATTCGGCAGGGACAGTTGGGAGCCGCTGAAGCCGGACTGGCAGCGCGGCACGCTGGCCTACACCAGCGCCGCTTTCGACCATGATGTGGTGGCCTATGGCCCGGCCAGCGCCGATCTCTGGGTGACCACCACCACCGCCGATGCCGATCTGCAAGTGACGCTGACCGAGTTGCGCCCCGATGGGCAGGAGATGTTTCTCCAGCGTGGCTGGCTGCGCCTGTCGGACCGCGCGCAGGACCCGGCAAAATCCACGCCGCTGCGCCCATGGCCGCTGGACCGCCCGGAGAGCATGGCGGCGATGGTGCCGGGCGCCCCCGCTCTGGCCCGGATCGAGGTGCAGAAATTCGCCCATGCCTTCCGCAAGGGATCGCGCCTGAGGCTGTGGATCGACACGCCCAGCCAGTATGGCGGCTTTCTTTTCGCCCCCCAATCGGTGCCGGGCCGGGTCGCGGTGCTGCATGATGCGCAGCATCCCTCCCGCCTGATGATCGGCACGGTGCCCGGCGTTGCGGTGCCCGCCGCATGGCCGGTTTGCGGCACCATTCTCCACCAGCCCTGCCGCCCGGACCCGCTGCGGCAGGCACAATAA
- a CDS encoding glycoside hydrolase family 30 protein, translated as MDRRDMLKLAGTGLAMASSGRVMAQAASPRTAGADGGISWHATTRARAWEALAAPSLDAPAANAFARHVEIHLDTPAQPIEGFGGAFSERGWDALGRLSPALRAQALSALFAEDGAALNLCRTPIGANDLARAWYSYDETPGDFAMARFSIAQDRQALLPFIKAAQAIRPDLRLWASPWSPPTWMKKGGHYAQGPAWPGQPDNGIRPDQLGHEGTDSFIQEPRYFEAYARYFGRYVAAYAQEGVKIGMVMPQNEFNSAQPFPSCCWTGEGLARFIPYLGTEMGRHGVELFFGTLERGNADLLAPAMASPEAARWIKGVGVQWAGKGALEDIRRRWPSLPIWGSEQECGVGTNDWHYARYGWTTLKRYFAAGARTWDYWNLALTAGGSSGWGWPQNALVAVAPDGQNYTLTPDYWLLRHLSAFVKPGARYLPTSSFVGYENQMAFRNPDGSLVLVLNNEMAEPLSVGMMIGNRQITPNLPPDSFNTLYIPANLLS; from the coding sequence ATGGACAGGCGTGACATGTTGAAGCTGGCAGGCACGGGTCTGGCCATGGCCTCTTCGGGCCGGGTGATGGCTCAGGCGGCCTCCCCCCGCACTGCGGGTGCGGACGGCGGCATAAGCTGGCACGCCACCACAAGGGCCAGAGCATGGGAAGCGCTGGCCGCACCATCGCTGGACGCGCCCGCCGCCAATGCTTTTGCCCGCCATGTCGAGATTCACCTTGATACCCCCGCCCAGCCGATCGAGGGCTTCGGCGGCGCCTTCAGCGAGCGGGGCTGGGATGCGCTGGGGCGGCTGAGCCCGGCGCTGCGCGCTCAGGCACTCTCCGCGCTGTTTGCCGAGGATGGCGCGGCGCTCAACCTGTGCCGCACGCCCATCGGCGCCAATGATCTCGCGCGAGCATGGTATTCCTATGACGAAACGCCAGGCGATTTCGCCATGGCACGCTTCTCCATCGCTCAGGACCGGCAGGCGCTGCTGCCCTTTATCAAGGCGGCGCAGGCGATCCGGCCCGATCTGCGGCTCTGGGCCTCGCCATGGTCACCGCCGACATGGATGAAGAAGGGCGGCCATTACGCGCAGGGCCCCGCCTGGCCCGGCCAGCCCGACAATGGCATCCGCCCCGACCAGCTGGGCCATGAAGGCACGGACAGCTTCATCCAGGAACCGCGCTATTTCGAGGCCTATGCCCGCTATTTCGGCCGCTATGTCGCCGCCTATGCGCAAGAGGGCGTGAAGATCGGCATGGTCATGCCGCAAAACGAATTCAACTCCGCCCAGCCCTTCCCCAGCTGCTGCTGGACGGGCGAGGGGCTGGCCCGCTTCATCCCCTATCTCGGCACCGAAATGGGCCGCCACGGGGTGGAGCTGTTCTTCGGCACGCTGGAGCGCGGCAATGCCGATCTGCTCGCCCCCGCCATGGCCTCACCCGAGGCCGCCCGCTGGATCAAGGGCGTGGGCGTGCAATGGGCCGGCAAGGGCGCGCTGGAAGACATCAGGCGCCGCTGGCCCTCCCTGCCGATCTGGGGCAGCGAGCAGGAATGCGGCGTGGGCACCAATGACTGGCACTATGCCCGCTATGGCTGGACCACGCTGAAGCGCTATTTCGCCGCCGGGGCAAGGACCTGGGACTATTGGAATCTGGCGCTGACGGCGGGCGGTTCCTCGGGCTGGGGCTGGCCGCAGAATGCGCTGGTGGCGGTGGCGCCCGATGGGCAGAACTACACGCTCACCCCCGATTACTGGCTGCTGCGCCATCTCTCGGCCTTTGTGAAGCCCGGCGCCCGCTATCTGCCCACCAGCAGCTTTGTCGGTTACGAAAACCAGATGGCCTTCCGCAATCCCGATGGCAGTCTGGTGCTGGTGCTGAACAATGAAATGGCCGAGCCGCTGAGCGTGGGGATGATGATCGGCAACCGCCAGATCACCCCCAATCTGCCCCCCGATAGCTTCAACACCTTGTATATCCCGGCAAATCTGCTCTCTTGA
- a CDS encoding DUF3237 domain-containing protein → MIGAAVPLATSSRLSAAPPLDHEPTVPALPAGGAPKIYDAVGLEWVMDILPFCTEPELMGPREDQTAADGDRHEVWPIIGGTFRGRGLQGTVIPGGGDFPVVRPDGVVIVDALYRLKTDDGYEIIIHNKGLGYSESKYRLLPTFNVSGKKYAWLRESAFIATLTYPVPPEIKAPDLGPKANGRLIQVFRLI, encoded by the coding sequence TTGATCGGTGCCGCCGTGCCGCTGGCCACATCCAGCCGCTTGAGCGCCGCGCCTCCGCTGGACCATGAACCAACCGTGCCCGCCCTGCCTGCTGGCGGCGCGCCCAAAATCTACGATGCCGTGGGATTGGAATGGGTGATGGACATCCTGCCCTTCTGCACCGAGCCCGAATTGATGGGCCCCAGGGAAGACCAGACCGCCGCCGACGGCGATCGCCATGAAGTCTGGCCCATCATCGGCGGCACCTTCCGGGGACGCGGCCTTCAAGGCACAGTCATCCCCGGTGGTGGAGACTTTCCCGTGGTGCGCCCCGATGGTGTGGTTATTGTCGATGCGCTGTATCGGCTCAAGACGGATGATGGTTATGAAATCATCATCCACAACAAGGGCCTTGGTTACAGCGAAAGCAAATACCGACTTCTGCCGACCTTCAACGTATCCGGCAAAAAATACGCATGGCTGCGTGAATCCGCCTTCATCGCCACCTTGACCTATCCCGTCCCGCCGGAGATCAAAGCGCCCGATCTGGGGCCGAAAGCCAATGGCCGCCTGATTCAGGTGTTCCGCCTGATATAG